One part of the Thermococcus radiotolerans genome encodes these proteins:
- a CDS encoding 30S ribosomal protein S15, with the protein MARIHARKRGKSGSKRPPRTAPPTWVEYTAEEVEGLVIKLRKEGYSAAMIGTILRDQYGIPSVKLITGKKITKILEENGLAPQLPEDLMSLIRKAVKLRKHLEQHPKDKHSRRGLQLTESKIRRLVKYYRRTGKLPAKWRYDPEQAKLLVR; encoded by the coding sequence ATGGCAAGAATACACGCGAGAAAGAGGGGTAAATCAGGTTCTAAGAGGCCTCCGAGGACCGCTCCGCCGACGTGGGTGGAGTACACGGCGGAGGAGGTCGAGGGGCTCGTTATTAAGCTCAGGAAGGAAGGCTACAGCGCTGCTATGATAGGAACCATCCTCAGGGACCAGTACGGCATCCCGAGCGTCAAGCTCATCACCGGCAAGAAGATAACCAAGATCCTCGAGGAGAATGGCCTCGCACCGCAGCTTCCGGAGGACCTCATGTCCCTCATCAGGAAGGCGGTTAAGCTCAGGAAGCACCTCGAACAGCACCCGAAGGACAAGCACTCCAGGAGGGGCCTTCAGCTCACCGAGAGCAAGATCAGGCGCCTCGTCAAGTACTACAGGAGAACCGGCAAGCTGCCCGCCAAGTGGCGCTACGATCCGGAGCAGGCCAAGCTCCTGGTTCGCTGA